The stretch of DNA GTATGCTTGAAAAGTATGCAGTTCGGACAGGCGGTGCATTCAATCACCGCAATGGGCTTTATGATGCCATTATGCTGAAAGATAACCATATTGCATTTGCAGGCGGAATTAAGCAGGCTGTTACAAAAGCGAAGCAGTCATGCGGACATACCATCAAAATTGAAGTGGAAATTGAATCGGAAGAACAGCTCAAAGAAGCTGTACAGGCAGGCGCGGATATTATTATGTTTGATAACTGCACGCCGGCCCAGATCGAAGCATGGCTGCCTCTTGTACCGGCGCATATTGAAACAGAAGCATCAGGAGGCATTGAGCTTGAAACAATCCGTGACTACGCGTTAACGGGAATCGGATGGATTTCGCTTGGCGCATTAACACATTCCGTTCAAGCACTTGATATTAGCGCAAAAGTAGAAATGAAAGGAGAGGTTTTACATGGCATTAACTGAACTGGTTAAAGGGATGCTGCCGGATCGGTATCGGCAAATGGCGCAGGAAGATATGGAAGCACGGGTGCGGGAAATTAAAAAGGAAATGGGCAAATCGTTATTTATTCCTGGCCACCATTATCAAAAAGATGAAGTCATTCAATTCGCAGATGCAGTAGGAGATTCTCTTCAACTTGCACAGGTCTCAGCAGCGAACCGTGAAGCAGAACATATTGTATTTTGTGGCGTTCATTTTATGGCGGAAACAGCCGACATTTTAACAAGTGAAAAACAAACGGTTTACCTGCCGGATATGCGTGCAGGATGCTCCATGGCGGATATGGCTGATATTTACCAGACAGAGCGCGCGTGGACAGCCCTTCAGGCGTTGTTCGGTGACACGATGATTCCTCTGACTTATGTCAATTCAACCGCAGCGATAAAAGCTTTTACCGGACGCAATGGCGGGTCATGTGTCACTTCATCCAATGCAAGGTCAATGGTAGAATGGGCGTTTACGGAAAAGCCGCGTATTTTGTTTTTGCCGGATCAGCACCTTGGGCGAAATACAGCTTTTGATATTGGTGTGCCGCTTGAAGAAATGGCGGTCTGGAACCCGATTACTGATACATTGGAATATGAAGGAGATATAGAAAAAGTCCGGGTTATTTTATGGAAGGGACACTGCTCGGTTCACGAAAATTTCACGGTCGCTAATATTGAAGAACTGCGCCGCACACGGCCGGACATGAAGATTATCGTTCATCCGGAATGCCGTAGAGAAGTAGTGGCGCTGGCAGATGATAACGGCTCCACAAAGTATATTATCGATGTGATTGAGCAGGCAGAGCCAGGTACAGCCTGGGCTATTGGAACAGAAATGAACCTTGTTAAACGGATTATGGCGCAGCATCCGGACAAAGAAATCGTCTCGTTAAATCCGAATATGTGTCCGTGCCTTACTATGAATCGGATCGATCTGCCACACCTGCTTTGGTCACTGGAAACCATTGCAGAAGGAAAGAGCGGAAACATTATTCGAGTGGATGCACGCACGGCCCAAGAAGCCAAATGGTCGCTTGACCGTATGCTGGCACGAGCATACTGATTTTTCGCACACCGGCCTACCGGGCGCATACAATATGGGAGAATGATCATTGAGGAGGGACACAATGAAGATCCATATTGTGCAGCGCGGTGATACGCTATGGTCGATTGCCGAGAAACATGGAGTGACGTTTGAAGAAGTACAAAAACTAAATGCCCATTTGGCCAATCCGGATATGATCGTTCCGGGTATGAAAATTAAATTGCCCGATACGGCTGTAATAATGGAAAAAAGCCATCCATATGCAAACAACAAGCCATTTGCATACCCACCTTTAATGGAAGAAACAATAGGAATGGAAGAAGCAAAGGGAATGGAAGAAACAAAAGGAATGGAAGAAGTAAAGGGAATCGAAGAAGACATGAAATCTGAACCCGAACTGACCATGCCGGAAGAATGGATGACAGAGCCGGTACCGGCACCAACGGCAGAATCTGTACCAACGCCAGCACCAACACC from Domibacillus sp. DTU_2020_1001157_1_SI_ALB_TIR_016 encodes:
- the nadC gene encoding carboxylating nicotinate-nucleotide diphosphorylase, whose protein sequence is MNGMKLDDMLKAFFIEDIGDRDLTGESIFSEHEAGTFSFWAKEAGIFCGRAVIERGFRLVDETISTSVLKQDGDQVKKGECLARITGPYRSLLAGERVILNLVQRMSGIATAAAAAVKETEGTRARICDTRKTVPGLRMLEKYAVRTGGAFNHRNGLYDAIMLKDNHIAFAGGIKQAVTKAKQSCGHTIKIEVEIESEEQLKEAVQAGADIIMFDNCTPAQIEAWLPLVPAHIETEASGGIELETIRDYALTGIGWISLGALTHSVQALDISAKVEMKGEVLHGIN
- the nadA gene encoding quinolinate synthase NadA, encoding MALTELVKGMLPDRYRQMAQEDMEARVREIKKEMGKSLFIPGHHYQKDEVIQFADAVGDSLQLAQVSAANREAEHIVFCGVHFMAETADILTSEKQTVYLPDMRAGCSMADMADIYQTERAWTALQALFGDTMIPLTYVNSTAAIKAFTGRNGGSCVTSSNARSMVEWAFTEKPRILFLPDQHLGRNTAFDIGVPLEEMAVWNPITDTLEYEGDIEKVRVILWKGHCSVHENFTVANIEELRRTRPDMKIIVHPECRREVVALADDNGSTKYIIDVIEQAEPGTAWAIGTEMNLVKRIMAQHPDKEIVSLNPNMCPCLTMNRIDLPHLLWSLETIAEGKSGNIIRVDARTAQEAKWSLDRMLARAY
- a CDS encoding LysM peptidoglycan-binding domain-containing protein, with the protein product MKIHIVQRGDTLWSIAEKHGVTFEEVQKLNAHLANPDMIVPGMKIKLPDTAVIMEKSHPYANNKPFAYPPLMEETIGMEEAKGMEETKGMEEVKGIEEDMKSEPELTMPEEWMTEPVPAPTAESVPTPAPTPSMPSVPPIQPMPSMPSVPQVPSMPSAPPQLEHEMMMPCPPMPCYFVPVPCPVPYMHQPYGLMPEMEDEEEQEHHDNMHYPEMMMPKCPYCHR